Genomic window (Synergistaceae bacterium):
AAGAACTAGCACGAACACCATAGCTATAAGTTTCTTCATGACAATACCTCCTTGATGAATGTTATTGTGCTTATGTTATCATTTCCACATCCTCAGACAAAGAAGGAGGCTTCAGATTTTGAGGAAGGTTATCGCGGTTGTGTGGGTGATTTTGCTGTGCGGCACTGCTTGGGGAATGGACTTTCCGACAATCGGCCAGTGCAACGGACGGAACATCAGGCTCAGGGAGTTTCCCGGCCCTAAGGGCAAGACTGCTGGCTACGTGAACACCGGCACAGAGCTGGTTATTCTTGGCGACGTAACAGTGAACGACCAGAGGTGGTTCAAGGTAGATCATCCGCTGAGGAAGGGCAACGTGTGGATTCCTGCGCAGTACGTCATCTTCACGGGGGAAAGAGCGGAGGAGATATTCGTCAGGGTGAGGCTAATGCTCGGTATCAACCAGAACAAAACCCGCGCAATTTTAGGCCGTCCCGACAACTTCGACATTGACAGGCTCGAGTATCCCGGCCTAAGATTGTGGTACGACTCCTTCAGCCTTCAGCGTGCAGAAGTTTCGCGGCGTGGATTTGCTTTCGGCGGCGTGAACGTCGGGGACAAGCCCGGAGCACTCGCGGCACTCGGAATGCCTGAGGGCTGGGATAAAGATAACGACACGTGGACGCTTGAGGGTGCTGGCGGCGAGGCGATGAGCTTCGTATTCAGCGAGAAAGGCATTGAGAGTATGAGCTGGGAAAGACCAGTGAAGACTAAAGGAGGCAGAAAGCTATGAAGAAGTTTGCGGTGTTGTTGATGCTGGTGCTGTTCTGCGGGACGGCATGGGCGGCGAGTTACCCGGAGCTTGGCGCGTGCACAGGTACGAACGTCCGGCTTCGGGAGGATCCCGGCACTGACGGCAGAATCGTCGGCAAGATCGAGAGCAGGCGGCACGTGTTCGTCATTCTGGACGAGGCGTGGGTTGACGGGGAGAAGTGGTACGAGATAGAGCACCCCACACAAGAAGGCACGGCGTTCATCTCGGGGCGTTACGTGAACTATGGCTGGTATCACGGCAAGCCGACGGGAAAAGAGTTCGTGAAGGTGCGGCAGATGTTCGGAGTTTACCCCGAGAAGGCAGAAACACTCTTCGGCAAGGCCAAGAGAGACGAGTTCGGCAACCTGAATTACAACGGGCTGATACTGCGCTACGATGACGAGGACATGATTCAACAGGTGCAGATTGAGAAGCGGGGCTATTCACTGGCAGGCATAAGAGTAGGAGACCCGCTCGACAAGCTCTCCGGCCTCGAGATGTCAGACGATGCACGCAGTGTCCTTGAGGATGTCCTTCACGACTTCAATGATGTAATTACTTCGGAGCATGACGATGATGAACCAGTTGACGGCCCTGAAGGCTGGACGTACACGAACCCTGACACGGGAGAGAGCATATTCTTCGAGTTCACCGCCAACAGCAAAGGAGAACCGGTCGTCGGTAGGATTATCTGGACAGCACCTGAAGGTGAAGGCTAAATCACGCAATCACGGGGGGCAAATACAGCCCCTTTTTTGTTATACTATCGGCAATCCCAAATTTTTTGACGCAAGGAGAGTATTGATTCTTCATGAACGTTTTTGAAGCAAGGCTCGCAAGACATTATGACGAACTCAAGTGGCTCTACTACGAACTCTACGGAAGCGACAAGCAGGCATTCGACTACTTCTGCTCGATGCTCCGCAAGTGCTGGCTTGAACGCAACGACCTCCTCCGCGAACTCGACGAAGCCCGCGAAATAGTCCCGACATGGTACGCCGGAAATGACATTATCGGAATGATGATGTACTCCGAGTGCTTCGCCAAAGACCTCAAGGGCATAAAGGCACACCTCGATTACGTGCAGGAGTGCGGAGTCAGCTACCTTCACCTTATGCCTCTTCTGGACACGCCGAAGGGCAGGAGCGACGGCGGCTACGCAGTGTCTGACTTCAGGAAGGTGCGTCCTGACCTGGGCACGATGGCGGACTTGGCCGACCTTTCCGCTGAATGCCATTCACGGGGAATAAGCGTGTGCCTGGACTTTGTGATGAACCACACCAGCGAGGATCACGAGTGGGCAAAACATGCGCGCAGGGGCGAGAAGGAGTATCAGGACAGGTATTTCTTCTTCGACAACTGGGAGATTCCCAACCAGTTCGAGCAGAATCTTCCTGAAGTTTTCCCGACGACAGCACCGGGCAACTTCACCTACAACGAGGAATCGGGCAAAGTAGTAATGACTACGTTCTACCCGTACCAGTGGGATTTGAATTACCGCAACCCCGTTGTGTTCAACGACATGACAGAGAACATGCTTTACCTGTGCAATCAGGGAATAGACATCATCCGTCTCGACGCAGTGCCCTACATCTGGAAGACGCTCGGCACGAACTGCCGCAACCTCCCGCAGGTTCACACGCTGGTGAGGATTATGCGCATGGCCTGCGAGATAGTCTGCCCGGGCACGCTGCTTCTCGGAGAAGTCGTTATGGAGCCGTCAAAGGTTGTGCCGTACTTCGGGACAGTCGAGAAGCCGGAATGCCACATGCTGTACAACGTTACGACGATGGCGAGTACATGGCACACGGTAGCTACGCAGGATACGCGCCTGATGAAGCACCAGCTCGAGAGCGTGTTCTCACTGCCGAAGGAATACGTGTTCCTGAACTACCTGCGCTGCCACGATGACATCGGCTGGGGACTGGATTACGGGTTCTTGAGGACGTTCGGGATTGACGAGGTTGCTCACAAGAAGTTCCTGAACGATTACTTCAAGGGCGACTTCCGGGATTCGCCGTCAAGGGGCGAGACCTACAACGACGCTCCAGAGCTCGGCGATGCGAGAATGTGCGGAACTACTGCTTCTCTCTGCGGGCTCGAGTCCGGCAACAAGGAGATGGCTATACGTCTGGACGTTATGCTTCACGCATTCCTGCTCACACAGAGCGGAATACCCGTGCTGTACAGCGGAGACGAGATAGGCCAGCTCAACGACTACACGTACCACGACGACCCCGACAAGGCAGCGGACAGCCGCTACGTACACAGGGGAGCGTTCCGCTGGGAGAATGCGGCCAAGAGAGAGGACATGAGCACGCCCGAAGGACGAATCTTCAGCGCAGTGCATAAGCTCGTGAGCCTCAGGGACACACAGGCGGTTTTCTCGAACAGTGCGGATACTTGGCTGATTGAGACGGACAATGACCACGTGCTCGGAATAGGCAGGTACTACGGCGAGAAGACGCAGAAAGAGAAGATGCTGGCGTTCTTCAACTTCAGCGACGAGCCCCAGACGATAACGACGAGCGAGAATCTCGGCGGTATCTTCAACTACAGGGACATGATCACGGGGTACATGTTCAAGCCGAACCTTCTCGGTGAGATCAGGCTTGAGGGCTTCGGGTTCATGTGGCTGCTTGCAGACCTCTAGACGTAACCAAGACACAACAAATCCCCCGCCGGTGTTCTGACGGGGGATAATTCTTTGTCTCGTTGTTTACTGAGCCTCGAAGGAATCCTTGCCTACTGCGCACAGGGGGCACACCCAGTCTTCTGGGACATCCTCCCACGCTGTTCCCGGAGCTACTCCGTTGTCAGGGTCTCCGGCCTCAGGATCGTACACGTAACCGCATACGGTGCATACATACTTTGTCATTGTACTAACCTCCCTCTATGTTTGGGTTATTATAGCATAAATGCTTACTTCACGAACGTCTGATAGTACCCCGTGCACAGAATTACGAGGATTATAACAGGTACTATATACGTGAAGTAGAAGCGCAGGCTCTTCGGGAACTTCGCGCCCTTGCCTTCGTCAGCCTCAGCAATGAACTTGTCCCATCCCCAGCCGTAGCGTGTTACGCAGAACGTCAGGTAGATAAGTGCTCCGATGGGAAGAAGGTTGTTGCTCACGATGAAGTCTTCGAGGTCGAGCACTCCTGAGCCCGGCCCGAGAGGCTGGAAGCCCGACCAGACGTTGAAGCCGAGCGCGCAGGGTATCGACAGCAGAATTATCGTTACGAACATCACGGAGACTGCGCGATGTCTGTCCCAGCTGAAACGATCCATGTAGCAGGCTACAATGTTCTCAAAGACTGCAATAACCGTAGAGAGTGCCGCAAAGCTCATGAACAGGAAGAAGATTGCTCCCCAGATTCTGCCGCCGGGCATCTGGTTGAACATGTTGGGAAGGGTTACGAAGATTAGGCCGGGACCTGCGCCGGGGTTGATGCCGTACGCGAAGCACGCCGGGAAGATGATTAATCCTGCCATGAGTGCGACGAAGGTATCAAGTGCAGTGATAATCAGGCTCTCACCGAACAACGTCCTGTCCCGTGAAATGTAGCTCCCGA
Coding sequences:
- a CDS encoding SH3 domain-containing protein; this encodes MKKFAVLLMLVLFCGTAWAASYPELGACTGTNVRLREDPGTDGRIVGKIESRRHVFVILDEAWVDGEKWYEIEHPTQEGTAFISGRYVNYGWYHGKPTGKEFVKVRQMFGVYPEKAETLFGKAKRDEFGNLNYNGLILRYDDEDMIQQVQIEKRGYSLAGIRVGDPLDKLSGLEMSDDARSVLEDVLHDFNDVITSEHDDDEPVDGPEGWTYTNPDTGESIFFEFTANSKGEPVVGRIIWTAPEGEG
- a CDS encoding rubredoxin, with protein sequence MTKYVCTVCGYVYDPEAGDPDNGVAPGTAWEDVPEDWVCPLCAVGKDSFEAQ